The Natronosporangium hydrolyticum nucleotide sequence CGCCAGCACGCCCGGCTTGTTCTCCACCAACACCGAGAGGGTGTGTCTGCTCATCGTGGTCACTCTCACAGGTCGTCGTCGTCGAAGATCGGGCGCGCGCCCCGGGCGGACATGATCTCGTCATTGCTGGTGCCGGCGGCCACCATCGGCCACACCATCGCGTCCTTGCCGACCACGAAGTCGACCACCACCGGCGCGTCGGTGACCTTCATCGCCGCCTCGATCGTGGCGTCGATGTCCTGCGCCGACTCGCAGCGCAGCCCGACACAGCCCAGCGCCTCGGCGAGCTTCACGAAGTCCGGCACCCGGTGCTTGTGCGTACCCAGGTCGGTGTTGGAGTACCGCTCGTCGTAGAAGAGGGTCTGCCACTGCCGGACCATGCCCAGGTTGCCGTTGTTGATCACCGCCACCTTGATCGGGATGCCCTCCAGCGCGCAGGTGGCGAGCTCCTGATTGGTCATCTGGAAACAGCCGTCACCGTCGATCGCCCAGACGGTGGTGTCCGGTTGCCCCACCTTCGCGCCCATCGCCGCCGGCACCGAATAACCCATGGTGCCGAGACCGCCCGAGTTGAGCCAGGTGTAGGGGCGCTCGTACGAGATGAACTGGCTGGCCCACATCTGGTGCTGGCCGACGCCGGCGACGTAGATCCCCTCCGGCCCGACGATCTCGCCCAACCGCTTGAGCACCTGCTGCGGCGCCATGGTGCCGTCGGCGTGCTCCTCCCAGCCCAACGGGTAGCGGCCCAGCAGGTCATCCAGGTAACGCCACCAGCCGCTGAGATCCGGCTCGCCCCGGGCGGCGTGCTCCGCCTCCACCGCGGCGATCAACTCGTCGATGACGTACTTGGCGTCGCCGACGATCGGCACGTCCGCGTGCCGGTTCTTACCGATCTCCGCCGGGTCGATATCGGCGTGCACCACCGCCGCGCCGGGTGCGAACGAGTCCAGCCGGCCAGTCACCCGGTCGTCGAAGCGGGCGCCGAGCGCCACGATCAGATCCGACTTCTGCAGCCCGGAGACGGCCGCGACGGTGCCGTGCATCCCCGGCATGCCCAGGTGCTGCCGGTGCGAGTCGGGGAACGCCCCCCGCGCCATCAGCGTGGTGGTGACCGGCGCCCCGGTCAGCTCCGCCAGCCGGCGCAGCCCCTCGGTCGCCCCGGCCTTGAGCACCCCGCCGCCGACGTACAAGATCGGGCGGGCAGCGCTGGTGAGCAGCCGGGCCGCGGCCACGATCTGCTTGCCGTGCGGATGCAGCGTGGGCCGGTAACCGGCGAGCTCCTGCACCGGCGGCCAGCTGAAGGTGGTCGCCGCCTGCAGGACATCCTTGGGGATGTCGACCAGCACCGGGCCGGGACGGCCGGTCGCGGCGAGGTGGAACGCCTCGGCCAGCACCCGCGGGATCTCCTCGGCGGTCTGCACCAGATAGTTGTGCTTGGTGATCGGCAGCGTGATGCCGTAGATATCGGCCTCTTGGAACGCGTCGCTACCGATCGCGCTACTCGGCACCTGGCCGGTGATCGCCACCATCGGCACCGAGTCCATGTTCGCGTCGGCGATCGGGGTCACCAGGTTGGTGGCGCCCGGGCCGGAGGTGGCGAAGCACACCCCGACCTTGCCGGTGGCCTGCGCGTACCCGGTCGCGGCGTGGCCGGCCCCCTGCTCATGCCGGACCAGGATGTGTCGCACCGACGAGTCGAAGAGCGGGTCGTACGCGGGCAGGATCGCCCCGCCGGGGATGCCGAACGCTACCTCGACCCCCAGCGCTTCCAGCGACTTGACCAGGGAACCGGCCCCGGTCGTCGGAGTCCTGGGGCCGGCCGGCGGCTCGGCGTCCGGGCGGGCCGGCTTGTGCCCGGCAGCGTGGTGAGGATGGTCACCCGCCGAGCCCCGGCCCGACCGGCTGGCCGCGCGTTGCGCGAGTAGCTGGGGGTTGGGTCTGGTCATGTCAGTCACCTAAGCCTTGAGAACCAGTCGTGCGGATACTTGTATTAGGAGAAGGTGTGCGAACTCGGGTCACGTCTAACACAGCGCAAAATAAAAGCCCTCGTGCAACGGTTGCACGGGGCTAGCGCACTCTCGCGGTGGGAGAGTGCGCTCAGGTAAGTACTCGAGATGACTGGTACGTCACGACACATAGCATGCCTGCTCCCAGCCTCTGAGTCAACCTCTCTCAAATACTGGTACGGCGGGTCGCGAATCCTGGTCAGCCGGGTGAATGGTGCCACACTGGGAGGCATGCCCGAGCTACGCAGCCGTACCTCGACCCACGGCCGGACCATGGCCGGCGCCCGCGCCCTGTGGCGGGCCACCGGCATGACCGACGACGACTTCGGCAAGCCGATCGTGGCGATCGCCAACAGCTTCACCCAATTCGTGCCCGGCCACGTCCACCTGAAGGACCTCGGCGGGCTGGTCGCCGACTCGGTGGCGAGCGCCGGCGGCGTAGGCCGCGAGTTCAACACCATCGCGGTCGACGACGGCATCGCCATGGGCCACGGCGGCATGCTCTACTCCCTACCCAGCCGGGAGCTGATCGCCGACGCGGTGGAGTACATGGTCAACGCCCACTGCGCCGACGCCCTGGTCTGCATCTCGAACTGCGACAAGATCACCCCGGGGATGCTGCTCGCCGCGATGCGGCTGAACGTTCCGACCGTCTTCGTCTCCGGCGGCCCGATGGAGGCCGGCAAGACCGTCGCGGTCGACGGGGTGGTCCACCGCAAGCTGGACCTGATCTCCACCATGATCGCCTCGGCCGACGAGGCGGTCAGCGACGCCGAGCTCGGCGAGATCGAACGCTCCGCCTGCCCCACCTGCGGCTCCTGCTCCGGCATGTTCACCGCCAACTCGATGAACTGCCTCACCGAGGCGATCGGGCTAGCGCTGCCGGGCAACGGTTCGACGCTGGCCACCCACGCCGCCCGCAAGGCCCTCTTCACCCAGGCTGGCGAGATCATCGTCGACCTGGCGAAGCGGTACTACGACGGCGACGACGAAACCGTGCTGCCCCGCGCCATCGGTTCGGCCGCCGCGTTCGACAACGCGGTCGCGCTCGACGTGGCGATGGGCGGCTCCACCAACACGGTGCTGCACCTGCTCGCCGCCGCCCGCGAGGCCGAACTCGACTTCCACGTCGACCGGATCGACGAGATCTCCCGCCGGGTGCCGTGCCTGTCGAAGGTCGCGCCGAACTCCCCCGACTACTACATGGAGGACGTCCACCGGGCCGGCGGCATCCCGGCCATCCTGGGTGAGCTGGACCGGGCCGGCCTGCTGCGCCGCGAGGTGCACGCGATCCACTCGCCCTCGCTGACCCAGTGGCTCGCCGACTGGGACATCCGCGGCGGCACCGCCCGGCCCGAGGCGGTGGAGCTCTACCACGCCGCACCCGGCGGTGTGCGCACCACCGAGCCGTTCTCCACCGAAAACCGCTGGAGTTCGCTCGACACCGACCAGGCCACCGGCTGCATCCGCGACGCCGCCCACGCCTACACCGCCGACGGTGGGCTGGCGATCCTCGCCGGCAACCTGGCGCCGGAGGGTTGCGTCGTGAAGACCGCCGGGGTCCCGGCCGACCGGCTCACCTTCCGCGGCCCGGCGAAGGTGTTCGAGTCACAGGACGCCGCGGTCGCGGCCATCCTCGGCAAGGAGATCGTCGCCGGCGACGTGGTGGTGATCCGCTACGAGGGCCCGCGCGGCGGCCCGGGCATGCAAGAGATGCTCTACCCCACCTCGTTCCTGAAGGGACGCGGTCTCGGTCAGGTGTGCGCGCTCGTCACCGACGGCCGGTTCTCCGGTGGCAGCTCCGGCCTGTCGATCGGGCACATCTCCCCGGAGGCGGCCGGCGGCGGGTTGATCGCGCTGGTCCGCGACGGCGACCCGATCGAGATCGATATCCCGGCCCGGTCGATCCGGCTCGACGTCGGCGACGACGAGTTGGCCGCGCGCCGGGTGGCCGAGGAGAAGCGAGACCGCCCGTACACCCCGGTGGATCGGGAACGCACGGTCTCGGCGGCGCTGCGCGCGTACGCGTCGATGGCGACCAGCGCCAGCGACGGCGCCTACCGCCGCGTGCCGGAGTAGCAGCTCACGCCCGATCCTCATCCCACCAGGCGAGCGAAAGCTGCGCCCGGATCGTCCGATCCTTGGTGATCAGCGGCGTGGCGGTGGCAATCGCTTGCGCTGCCAGCAGCCGGTCGAACGGGTCACGGGTCCACGTCAGCTCCGTCGCGGCCTCGCAGACCAGGGCAGCCGGTGGATCGGTCACCGACATCTCCAGCTTGGCGGTCAACTCCTCCAGCACCTGGGCAGCGGGCACGGTCAGCTTCCCCACCTCATGAAGGTAGTGCAGCTCAAGCCGCACGAACGGAGACAATCCGAGGGGTTCCGCGTTCAGTCGGCGCCGCACCGCGGCCGGCAGCAACCGATCGGGGTCGGCATAGAGCCAGACCAACACGTGAGTGTCGAGCAGGATCACGGCCGCCACTCACTGGACCAGTCAAGATGGACGAGGTCCTCCGGGTCACCGACGATCGCACCCGGGTGTGCCTGGAGCCGGGCCAGTTTGTCCGGGGCTTCCACCGGCACCAGTCGCAGCCGCCGGCCGCCCCGCTCGATCTCGAGCGGCTCGCCCGACCGCAACACCTCGTCAAGGAGCCGGTAGACATTCTGGCGTAGCTCCGATGCCGTGATCGCCATCGCGCACCTCCCACGTACGTACACCAGACTAGCACGTACGTACCGAGACGCCCCCGACGCGTTGACCATGGGATTAGGGACCGATTTGAGCCCGAATCATGTACCTAGGTCCATGATCAACTCGGGAAGTCGTTGGTGCAGCGGAGGACGGGGGGCTCGGTCAGAGCGGTCTCGTCCAGGTCGGTGACGCCGGTGATGGTGAACGTCGCCGACTCCCCCGGCAACAGCGTCACCAACGCCTCATCAACCTCGGCCGCCGGGTCCAGCCGGTCCGGAAAGAGCGTCAGCTCCCGCAGCAACGTCCGGGCGGTCACCGTCACCTGGGTGCCGGCCGGCGAGCGCGACACCACCGCGTCGTACTCCGCCGTCGGGTAGGCCAGGTCGACATCCTCGGCGAAGAACCACCACGCCCGCTCCTCCCCCGCAGTAGCGAGCAGCAACTCCCGGATCGGCTCCCCAGCGCTAGCGACCGGGGCCGGCAACGGCAACGTCACCGCTGACCGAGGCGCCACCGTGACCGGCGCCTCGTGCTTGGCGAGCGGCTCGCCGGCCAGACTCATCCGGGTCACCACCGCCTCGGTAGACCACGGCTCCGCCGACTCGTTGACCGCCACCAGCACCAGGCCCTCCTCCCGGGGCTGGATGGTGAGCAGCCGGTCGGCGAACATCCGGCGCAGCGCGTACCACAGCGGTTTGCGGCGGCCGTCGCCGTCGATCGCCGCCCACGAGGTGACCGGCCAGCAGTCGTTGAGCTGCCACACGATCGCCCCCATGCAGACCGGCCGAAGCGACCGAAAGTGCTCCACCCCGACCGTGATCGCCCGGGCCTGGGTCAGCTGGGTATACCAGTGCCAGTCGTCGAAGTCGCGGGGCGCGGGCAGGTGCGCCCGCAGCCCGCGCCACAGCTTGCCGTCGCCGTCGCGGGCCTTCTGGTGGTGGCGCATCCCCGGCGAATCACTCGCCAACGGCTGGTCGGAGATCGCCCGGCGCAACGTCGCGTACGCCGGCGGCGCCTGCCACCCGAACTCGGCCACGAACCGCGGAGTGTACGAGCGGTAGTGGGTGTAGTCGACGTCGTTCCAGACGTCCCAGATGTGCATGCTGCCGTGCCCCGGCTCGTTCGGGTGCCGGTGCGGGGTGCCCGAGTAGGGGCTGCCCGGCCAGTACGGCCGGGTGGGGTCCAGCTCGGCCACGATCTGGGGCAACGTCTCGAAGTAGTACTTCGCTCCCCAGCTGCGCCCGCGCAGCTGCGGCTGCCAGTCCCAGTCGTGCCAGCCCCAGATGTTCTCGTTGTTGCCTGTCCAGGTCACCAGGCTGGGATGGTGGGCGAGCCGGAGCACGTTGTCGCGCGCCTCGGCGGCCACCTCCTCGGCGACCGGCGACTCCTCCGGGTAGGCGGCGCAGGCGAAGAGGAAGTCCTGGGCGACCAGCAGCCCCTTCTCGTCGCAGAGCTCGTAGAAGTCGGCCGACTCGTAGATCCCGCCGCCCCACACCCGCAGCAGGTTCAGGTTCGCCTCGCACGCCTGGTCGAGGCGCTGCGCATACCGCTGCCGGGTCACCCGGGTCACGAACGCGTCGTCGGGGATCCAGTTGACTCCCCGGACGAAGACCGGCACTCCGTTTACGACGAGGGTGTACGGGGTGCCGTCGGCGTCCGAGGTGGTGTCGAGCCGCACCGACCGGAACCCGATCCGACGCTGCCACCGGTCCAGCTCCTCGCCATGCCGGTCGTGCAGCTGCACCTCCAGCTCGTAGAGGGGCTGGTCGCCGTAGCCGCGGGGCCACCACCGGGCGGGGTCACGCACCGCCAGCGTGACCGTGGCGTGCCGTTGGGTCGGCCCGAGCAGCACATGCCCCGGCTGCACCTCGGCCCGCTGGCCGTCCAGCGCGGCCGGCCGCTGCCCCGGCTCGCCGTCCCAACCGGGGTAGACCGGACCGCGTACCACCGCGGTGACGGTCACTGGCTCCTCCGCGGCGGACTCGGCCCGGATCACCGAGACCTGGAGGTCGACCCGACCCTCTCCACCGGCGACGGTGACCTGCGGGCGGACCTGATCGAGCCGGGCGGTGTGCCAGCGGTGCAGGCCGATCTGCCGCCAGATCCCGGCGGTGACCACGTTCGGCCCCCAGTCCCACCCGAAGTTGCACGCCATCTTGCGGATGAACGGGTACGGCTCGGGGTGGTACGGGCCCGGCCGGTCACCCAGCTCTTCCCGCACCCCTTCGGCGTACTGGTAGGCCGAGGTGAAGTGCACGCCGAGCTGGTTCTCGCCCGCCCGCAGCAGCGAGGTCACCGGGAAGCGGTACCGCCGGTGCATGTTCGCGGTGGCGGCGACCTGGTGCCCGTTGACCTCGATCCGGGCGACCGTGTCCAACCCCTCGCAGACCAGGTCGACCTGCCCGGGCGCTGGTCGCTCCTCGTCCGGCCACTCGAACCGGGTCTCATATCGCCAGTCGGTACGGCCGATCCAGGCCAGGTCTCGCTCGTTGTCATCGAGGAAGGGGTCGCAGATCAGGTCGGCGGCGAGGAGGTCGGTGTGCACACAGCCGGGGACCGTGGCGGGCACCGGGTCGGTACGCTCAGCGACCTCCGGTGGCACGGCGTCGCGAGGGGCAACCGGCGCCACCGTCCAGCCATCGTGCAGCGGACGGTAATGGTTCATGGATTCTCTCCTGGCGATGGCCTGAGGGCGCAGGAAAACAGGGTGCAACTACTGAACCGGATAAGTAACCTGACCGTACGGCGCCGTAGCTCTCGTGTCAACGGCGTAACCAGCCAGCGAGAGCCTGGAGACGATAGCGTGTAGTAACCGGTTCAGTTGTCGACCTCAACCGACGGCGAACCGAAGGAAGGACACCCAGTGAAACGACCAACGATCGCCGACATCGCGCGACGGGCCGGCGTCTCCAAGGGCGCCGTGTCGTACGCGCTCAACGGGCAGCCGGGCGTCTCCGAGGCGACCCGGCAACGGGTGCTGACGATCGCCGAGGAGATCGGCTGGAACCCGAACAGCGCCGCCCGGGCGCTCTCCGGCGCCGCCGCGAACGCGATCGGGCTGGCGCTGCGCCGGCCGGCCCGGGTCCTGGGCCTGGAACCCTTCTACATGGAGCTGATCAGCGGGGTGGAGGCTGAGCTCGCCACCGCCTCGTACGGATTGATGTTGCAGGTGGTGGCCGACTCCGAGGCGGAGATCGGGGTCTACCGCCGCTGGTGGGGCGAGCGCCGAGTGGACGGGGTGCTCATCTGCGATCTGCGACTGGACGACCCACGGGTGAAGGCCTTAACCGAGCTGGAGCTGCCGGCGGTGGTGATCGGCGGACCAGACGGTGTGGACGGGCTCGCCAACACCTGGAACGACGACGGTGCCGCGCTCGCCGAGACGGTGGAGTATCTAGCCGCGCTCGGTCACCGCCGGCTGGGACGGGTGGCGGGCCTGTCCGACCTTCGCCACACCCGGGTGCGGGCGGAGGCGTTCGACCAGGCCTGTCGCCGCCTGGCGCTGACCCTGGCGGTGACCGAATCGACCGACTACTCCGGCGAGCAGGGGGCCCAGGCGACCCGCCGGCTGCTCAGCGGCCCGGACCGGCCCACCGCGTTGATCTACGACAACGATGTGATGGCGATCGCCGGCCTTTCGGTGGCGCAGGAGATGGGGCTAGCGGTCCCCGGCGACGTGTCGATCGTCGCCTTCGACGATTCGCCGCTATGCCGGCTGGTGCATCCGCCACTGACCGCGTTGACCCGCGACATCCCCGCCCACGGCGCGCGGGCCGCCCGGCAGCTGCTGGACGTGATCAGCGGAGCGCAACCGCCGATGTCGCAGCAGATGACGACCGCCCGGCTCACCCCCCGGGGGAGCACCGCCAAGCCGGCGCCGACGATCACCCTCCGGTAACCGGCTCCAACTCGGCGAGCATATAGATCGCCCCCATGTCCCAATATCCGCCCCAGGTGACCGGGTAGTGGTTGGGGGTGTCGTCATCGTCGGACGGCCAGTTCGTCCAGGTCGAGTGGTTTACCTGCGACCAGGCGCCGTTATACCACATCGGAATCGCCGGCAGCTCCCGCAGCGTGATCTCCTGCAGCGCCGACATCGTCTCCTGGAACCCCGGGTCACCCACCGACATTCTGGCCAGCCCCTGGGTCAGTTGCCAGGCCTCGGGGTTTTCATATCGGCCCGCGTTGAACTCGGGCTGGCTGTCCCGAATCGGCATATTGAACAGGAACCGGTAGGTCGACCACGGGGTGTTGGTCAGCGGCGTCCGGTTGTCGATGATCAGGTCGAACTCGCCGGCGTTCCGCCGATCGTTGAGGGTGGAGTTCGCCGGGAAGTCGACCGCCAGGCTGATCCCGGCCTCCCGCGCCCCGTCGGCGATGACGAACGCCGCCTCGTTCCAGTCGCTCCACCCGTCGGGCACGATCAGGCTCAGTTCGATCTGGCTGCCGTCGGGGGTCTCGACGTAGCCGTCGCCGGTGGTATCGGAGTAGCCGGCGGCGGCCAGGATCTCCTCGGCCTCCGACGGGTCATACTCGAAGCCGAACTCGGCGACCACTGCGTCATCGACGTAGTCGTCCCAAGTGGGAAGTAGCCCGGTCGGGTCCGCCGCCCGGACGATCCCGCCGTAGACCTGCTCGACGATGGCCGACACATCGATGCTGAACGCGAGCGCGCGGCGGAACTCCGGGTCGTCGAGCGGCGCCCGGGTGGTGTTGGGGACCAGGTAAGCGGTGTTGGCCGAGAGCATGTATGGCTCTTCGGGGTAGAAGGTGGCGACCGCCTCCTGCTCGGCGACGGTCTGTTCGATACCGGGCAGGAAGAAGTTGCTCAGATCAAGCTGATTCTGCACGATCTGCCGGAACGCGATCTCGTTGCTGGCGTTCACCACATCGATCACGTAGCGGGGGCGCATCTCCAGGTCGAGCGCCTCGGTCCCCCACCAGTCGTCGTTGCGCTCCCACACCATCCGGTCCTCGGTATGGCTGTGGTAGAGGTAGGCTCCGGAACCGACTGGATTGTCGTGGTTGGTATGTGTCGGGACGTCTTCTTCCGAGAGCCGGGACCACAGGTGCTCCGGCACGATGTGGTGACTGGTGAGGAAATTGTCCCACTCGCCGCGCCGCGGGTCGCTGAAGGTGAACCGGACCGTGTGGTCATCGAGCGCCACCACCTCGTCCAGCCAGTCGAACACGTCCGCGTACGGCATCCCGTCGATCCGCCCAAGTTCCACAGTGAACACGACGTCGTCGGCGGTCATCGGCGTACCGTCGGACCACTCGATCCCCTGCCGGAGGGTGAGCTCATAGACGTCGTCCTCGACCCAGTCGCTCTGCTCCGCCAGCCAGGGCTCCAACTCCGCGGTCCACGGGTCGAAGAGGTAGAGCGGCTCGTAGAGCAGGCCCCGGACCCCGGTCGCGTCATCTCCCCCGCTGAGCGGATTCCAGGAGGTGGGTGGCCCCCACTGGGAGCCGCCGGTGTAGAGCGTCTCCGCCCGCGGAAACTCCGGCGCGGCCGGTTCGTTGCTGGTGGTCTCCGGTTCAGCGCAGCCGACCGTGGCCGTCAGCGCCACGACCAGCAGCGGGGCCGCGTACCGCATCCGCTTGCGCGCAGGGGACATCATGGGGGCCATGCTAAGGGATACTGGCCGCGAGCGCGCCTGCCTGAACGTTCCCTTCCTGAGCACAGGCCACAAAATGATCTGACTCCACAGTGGCCAAGACCGGTTGCTGCGGATCCGCGGGGGGTTGGCCGCATTCACCGGGATACTGCTCATGATAGAGGCAACGTTCGATTACTTCCCGGTTGTCCAGTTCCAGCTCGGCCGCGACCTCGCTCCACTTCTTGTGCAGCTGCGGCACCGAGCCGAGCAGGATCCGCGAGTACGGGTGCTGCGGGTTGGCGAAGACCTTTCCCGTGTCCCCCATCTCGACCGCGACCCCCTTCCGGAGGATCACCGTCTTCGTGCTGATGTAGTTGCCCAACGCCAGGTCATGGGTGACGAAGAGCACCCCGAGCCCGCGCGCTTTCAGGTCCGCCAACAGGTTTAGCACATCGATCCGAGTCGAAGCATCGAGCATGCTGATCACCTCGTCGGCGACGAGTAGATCGATGTCGAGCAGCAACGCCCGGGCGATCAACATCCGCTGCAACTGACCACCGGAGAGCTGATGCGGATACTTGTTGCGGACCTGGGCCGGGTCCAGCCTGACACTAGCGAGCGTCGAGTCCACCCGCTCCCACCAGGTCGCCGGCTTCACCTCCGGGAAGAACTGATCCCGAACCATCGCCAACACCCGGTCTGCCTTGAAGATCGGGTTGTAGGAGCTGAACGGGTCCTGGAACACTCCCTGCACCTGCCGGTAATACTCGCGTAGCGCGTTACCCCGCAGCCGGGACACGTCCCGGCCCTGAAAGTTGATGGCGCCCCGGCTGATCGAGTTGAGTCGCAGCACCATCCGGCCGATGGTGCTCTTGCCGCTCCCGCTCTCGCCGATCAGCGAGACCACCTCGCCCGGCCCGACACTAAAGCTGACATCGCGGACCGCGACCAGCTCCCGGCCGCCGAAGGTTCCGACCTTGTAGCTCTTCCACACCCGCTCCAACGTCAACATCGTCAGTCAGGCCTTCCAGCAGGCGACGGAGTGGTTCGGAGCGACCTCGACGTAGGGGGGCTCCTCGACACACTTCTCGAACGCGAACGGACACCGATCCCGGAACCGGCAACCCTGCGGCGGGTCCAGCAGATGCGGTGGGCTGCCCGGGATACCGGTCAGCTGCTTGTCGGCGTACCGCACCCCGACCTCCGGCAGCGAGGAGATCAACAGCTGGGTGTAGGGATGCCGTGGCGAGTTGATGATCGTCTCAGTGGACGCCTTCTCTGCCAACTTTCCGGCGTACATCACCATGATCGTGTCGGCGATCTGGTAGACGAGCGAGATGTCGTGCGTCACCACAATCATGCTCTTGACGAACTGCCGGTCCCGGAACTCGACCAGTGTCTCCGCCACCGCCTTCTGAGTGGAGACGTCCAACGCCGAGGTGACCTCATCGGCGATCAGCAGCGAGGGATCCAGCAGCGTCGAGATCACCAACACCATCCGCTGTTTCATCCCGCCAGAGAGCTCCAGCGGATACCGCCCGAGCACCTCCGGGGGCAGCCCCACCAGCTCCAGCCGCCGCTCCAGCTCCGGCAGCAGCTCCCGGTACGAGTGGCCGCGTGACCCCAGCAACTCCGAGATCATCTTTCCGATCTTGCGGATCGGATTCATGGCGCTCATCGCGTACTGCGGGACGATCGAGACCTCGCGGTAGCGGAACTTGTTCATCTTGTGCTGGTCGTGCACCGGCAGGGTGACACCGTCGAGCTCCACCGACCCGCCGATGTACTGCATCCGGCCGTCCAGCCGGATCAGGCTCTTGCTCAGCGTGGTCTTGCCGCAGCCGGACTCCCCCGCGACGCCCATGATCTCGCCGTCGGCGACCTCGAAGGTCACCCCGTCCAGCGCCTGCACATCCCCGCGCATGGTGCGGTAGTAGACCCGCAGCTCCTCAACGCTCAGACTCACGGGTCACATCTCCCTCAGCTTGGGGTTGAACACCTCGTCCAGGCCCACGTTGGTGACGTACGCCGCCCCGGTGATCATCGTGATCGCCAGGCCCGGCGGGATGAACCACCACCACACACCGAGGATCCAGGCGTTGGCCGCCCGCGCCTGCTCCAGCATCAGCCCCAGCGACATCGAATCCCGCGGGCCGAGCCCGAGGAAGTCCAGCGACGCGGCGAAGAGCACCGCCCCGGCGAACAACAGCACGAACGACATCAGCAGATACGAGCCCATGTTCGGAGCGATCTCCTTGCGGATGATCGTCAATGGACGGACGCCGGTGAGTCGAGCGAGGTCGACGAAGTCCCGATTGCGGAGCGAGAACGTCTGGGCCCGGACCGCCCGGGCCACCCAGGGCCAGGAGAAGATGCCGATCACGAAGGCCTGGGTGAAGTGATTGTTGATGCCGAGATAGGCGGTGACCACGATCAGCACCACGAACGCCGGCAGCACCAGCACCACGTTGGTGATAGTCATCAGGATCTCGTCCACCCAACCACCGCGGTAGCCGGCGATGAACCCCATGGTCATCCCGATCAGCGCGGCGATCAGCGCCGCCGAGACCCCGACCAGGAACGACGCCCGGGCCCCGTAGGCGAGCTGGGTGAAGACATCCTGCCCATACCAGGTGGTGCCGACCCAGTGCTCGGCCGACGGTGGCGCCCCCAACGGACCGACGTTGCGCTCCCGCGGCCCGAAATCGGTGAAGAGCGGGCCGATCAACCCCAACAACAGGAAGAAGATGATTATCGAGAGGCCGCCGATCACCTTCGGGTTGCGCAGCGCGAAGTACAGCCCCTCGAACCGGCGGCCCGCCAGCCCACCGGCGCCACCGGCGACCGCGGTCGGGCCGCCCGGCCCACCCGGCGCGCCCGCGGCGGCCGGCGTGGCGGTGGGGTCGACCGCGCCCGCCGGGTTGTCGGCTCCCTCGGGGGTCTTGATGTCGGTCATACAGACGCCCCCTGCATCCCGGTCCGGGTCCGCGGATCGACCCAGACATAGACGATGTCGATGATGAAGTTACAGATCAGCACCCCGATCACGATGAACAGGAGGACTCCCTGCAACAGGAAGAAGTCCCGGGCCGCGATCGAGTCCAGCACCAGCTTGCCCAACCCCGGGTAGCCGAAGACCACCTCGGTCAGGATGTTGCCACCCAAGATCACCCCGAGCTGCAATGCGAGGCCGGTGACCTGCGGAAGCATCGCGTTCCGGAACGCGTACCGCCGGATCAGCCGGGACGGTGCGCCCAACGAACTCAGATAGTTGGAGTAATCCGACTCCAACTCGTAGATCACCAGGTTGCGCATGCCGATCGCCCAACCGCCGAGCGCGACCAGGAACAGCGACAGGAAG carries:
- a CDS encoding acetolactate synthase large subunit, whose product is MTRPNPQLLAQRAASRSGRGSAGDHPHHAAGHKPARPDAEPPAGPRTPTTGAGSLVKSLEALGVEVAFGIPGGAILPAYDPLFDSSVRHILVRHEQGAGHAATGYAQATGKVGVCFATSGPGATNLVTPIADANMDSVPMVAITGQVPSSAIGSDAFQEADIYGITLPITKHNYLVQTAEEIPRVLAEAFHLAATGRPGPVLVDIPKDVLQAATTFSWPPVQELAGYRPTLHPHGKQIVAAARLLTSAARPILYVGGGVLKAGATEGLRRLAELTGAPVTTTLMARGAFPDSHRQHLGMPGMHGTVAAVSGLQKSDLIVALGARFDDRVTGRLDSFAPGAAVVHADIDPAEIGKNRHADVPIVGDAKYVIDELIAAVEAEHAARGEPDLSGWWRYLDDLLGRYPLGWEEHADGTMAPQQVLKRLGEIVGPEGIYVAGVGQHQMWASQFISYERPYTWLNSGGLGTMGYSVPAAMGAKVGQPDTTVWAIDGDGCFQMTNQELATCALEGIPIKVAVINNGNLGMVRQWQTLFYDERYSNTDLGTHKHRVPDFVKLAEALGCVGLRCESAQDIDATIEAAMKVTDAPVVVDFVVGKDAMVWPMVAAGTSNDEIMSARGARPIFDDDDL
- the ilvD gene encoding dihydroxy-acid dehydratase, whose amino-acid sequence is MPELRSRTSTHGRTMAGARALWRATGMTDDDFGKPIVAIANSFTQFVPGHVHLKDLGGLVADSVASAGGVGREFNTIAVDDGIAMGHGGMLYSLPSRELIADAVEYMVNAHCADALVCISNCDKITPGMLLAAMRLNVPTVFVSGGPMEAGKTVAVDGVVHRKLDLISTMIASADEAVSDAELGEIERSACPTCGSCSGMFTANSMNCLTEAIGLALPGNGSTLATHAARKALFTQAGEIIVDLAKRYYDGDDETVLPRAIGSAAAFDNAVALDVAMGGSTNTVLHLLAAAREAELDFHVDRIDEISRRVPCLSKVAPNSPDYYMEDVHRAGGIPAILGELDRAGLLRREVHAIHSPSLTQWLADWDIRGGTARPEAVELYHAAPGGVRTTEPFSTENRWSSLDTDQATGCIRDAAHAYTADGGLAILAGNLAPEGCVVKTAGVPADRLTFRGPAKVFESQDAAVAAILGKEIVAGDVVVIRYEGPRGGPGMQEMLYPTSFLKGRGLGQVCALVTDGRFSGGSSGLSIGHISPEAAGGGLIALVRDGDPIEIDIPARSIRLDVGDDELAARRVAEEKRDRPYTPVDRERTVSAALRAYASMATSASDGAYRRVPE
- a CDS encoding type II toxin-antitoxin system VapC family toxin — translated: MAAVILLDTHVLVWLYADPDRLLPAAVRRRLNAEPLGLSPFVRLELHYLHEVGKLTVPAAQVLEELTAKLEMSVTDPPAALVCEAATELTWTRDPFDRLLAAQAIATATPLITKDRTIRAQLSLAWWDEDRA
- a CDS encoding type II toxin-antitoxin system Phd/YefM family antitoxin; amino-acid sequence: MAITASELRQNVYRLLDEVLRSGEPLEIERGGRRLRLVPVEAPDKLARLQAHPGAIVGDPEDLVHLDWSSEWRP